Proteins from a genomic interval of Perognathus longimembris pacificus isolate PPM17 chromosome 14, ASM2315922v1, whole genome shotgun sequence:
- the Wars1 gene encoding tryptophan--tRNA ligase, cytoplasmic, whose translation MADVPNGEPCASPLELFNSIAAQGERVRNLKAGKASKDEIDSAVKMLLSLKMSYKAAMGEDYKADCPPGNNPAAESDNGPDATEGGEDFVDPWTVRTSSAKGIDYDKLIVQFGSSKIDKELINRIERATGQRPHHFLRRGIFFSHRDMNQVLDAYENKKPFYLYTGRGPSSEAMHVGHLIPFIFTKWLQDVFNVPLVVQMSDDEKYLWKDLTLDQAYSYTLENAKDIIACGFDVNKTFIFSDLEYMGQSPGFYQNVVKIQKHVTFNQVKGIFGFTDSDCIGKISFPAVQAAPSFSNSFPQIFRNRTDIQCLIPCAIDQDPYFRMTRDVAPRIGYPKPALLHSTFFPALQGAQTKMSASDPNSSIFLTDTAKQIKTKVNKHAFSGGRDTVEEHRQFGGNCDVDVSFMYLTFFLEDDDKLEQIRKEYTSGAMLTGELKKTLIDVLQPLIAEHQARRKEVTDEMVKEFMTPRQLSFHFQ comes from the exons ATGGCAGATGTGCCCAATGGTGAGCCCTGCGCCTCTCCACTGGAGCTGTTCAACAGCATTGCTGCTCAAGGGGAGCGCGTGAGGAACCTGAAAGCTGGAAAGGCATCAAAA GATGAAATTGATTCTGCAGTAAAGATGTTACTGTCATTAAAAATGAGCTACAAAGCTGCCATGGGGGAGGATTACAAGGCCGACTGCCCTCCAGGGAACAACCCAGCAGCTGAAAGTGACAATGGCCCAGATGCCACAGAAGGTGGAGAGGATTTTGTGGACCCCTGGACAGTACGGACAAGCAGTGCAAAAGGCATCGACTATGACAAGCTAATTG ttcagtTCGGCAGCAGTAAAATCGACAAGGAGCTAATAAACCGAATAGAGAGAGCCACTGGCCAGAGACCACACCACTTCCTACGCAGAGGCATCTTCTTCTCACACAG GGATATGAATCAAGTCCTCGATGCCTATGAAAATAAGAAGCCATTTTATCTGTACACGGGCAGGGGCCCCTCTTCCGAAGCAATGCATGTTGGTCATCTCATCCCATTTATTTTCACAAA GTGGCTGCAGGATGTGTTCAATGTGCCCTTGGTTGTCCAGATGTCTGATGATGAGAAGTACCTGTGGAAGGACCTGACGCTGGACCAGGCGTACAGCTACACCCTGGAGAATGCCAAGGATATCATCGCCTGTGGCTTCGACGTCAACAAGACTTTCATCTTCTCTGACCTGGAATACATggg GCAGAGCCCAGGCTTCTATCAGAATGTGGTGAAGATTCAGAAGCATGTCACCTTCAACCAAGTGAAAGGCATTTTTGGCTTCACAGACAGCGACTGCATTG GGAAGATCAGTTTCCCTGCAGTCCAGGCCGCTCCCTCCTTCAGCAACTCATTCCCCCAGATCTTCCGAAACCGGACAGACATCCAGTGCCTCATCCCCTGTGCCATTGACCAG GACCCTTACTTTAGGATGACAAGGGACGTCGCCCCCAGGATTGGATATCCTAAACCAGCCCTGCTGCACTCGACCTTCTTCCCCGCCCTGCAGGGCGCCCAGACCAAGATGAGTGCCAGCGACCCCAACTCCTCCATCTTCCTCACTGACACGGCCAAGCAGATCAAGACCAAG GTCAACAAGCATGCATTTTCTGGAGGAAGAGACACGGTGGAAGAACACAGACAGTTTGGGGGCAATTGTGATGTGGACGTGTCTTTCATGTACCTGACCTTCTTCCTAGAGGATGACGACAAGCTTGAGCAGATCCGAAAG GAGTACACCAGTGGAGCCATGCTCACCGGCGAGCTCAAGAAGACGCTCATAGACGTCCTGCAGCCCCTGATCGCTGAACACCAGGCCCGGCGCAAGGAGGTCACCGACGAGATGGTGAAGGAGTTCATGACGCCCCGACAGCTGTCCTTCCACTTTCAGTAA
- the Slc25a47 gene encoding solute carrier family 25 member 47 isoform X2 — protein sequence MDFVAGAIGGVCGVAVGYPLDTVKVRIQTERKYTGIWHCIRDTYRQERVWGFYRGLSLPVCTVSLVSSVSFGTYHHCLAHICRFRYGSTDAKPAKADITLSGCASGLVRVFLTSPTEVAKIRLQTQSQPQTQQWRPSASWPSAAPPVCPAPPAGLVSGPKYRGPLHCLATVAREEGLRGLYKGSSALLLREGHSFATYFLSYAILCEWLTPAGHSQPDVLGVLVAGGCAGTLAWAVATPMDVIKSRLQADGQGQQRYRGLLHCVVTSVREEGPRVLFKGLALNCGRAFPVNMVVFVAYEAVLRLTRGLLT from the exons ATGGATTTTGTTGCCGGGGCCATCGGAG GCGTCTGTGGTGTTGCTGTAGGATACCCCCTGGACACAGTGAAG GTCAGGATCCAGACAGAGCGGAAGTACACGGGCATCTGGCACTGCATCCGGGACACCTACCGCCAGGAGCGG GTGTGGGGCTTCTACCGGGGCCTCTCCCTGCCCGTGTGCACAGTGTCCCTGGTGTCGTCTGTGTCTTTTGGCACCTACCACCACTGCCTGGCGCACATCTGCCGCTTCCGGTATGGCAGCACCGACGCCAAGCCCGCCAAGGCCGACATCACGCTCTCGGGATGCGCCTCCGGCCTTGTCCGG GTGTTCCTGACATCACCCACGGAGGTGGCCAAGATCCGCCTGCAAACGCAGAGCCAGCCGCAGACCCAGCAGTGGCGGCCTTCGGCCTCGTGGCCTTCAGCGGCTCCCCCCGTGTGTCCCGCAccccctgctgggctggtgtCTGGGCCCAAGTACCGTGGGCCACTGCACTGTCTGGCCACCGTGGCGCGTGAGGAGGGCCTTCGGGGCCTTTACAAGGGCAGCTCGGCCCTGCTTCTCCGGGAAGGCCACTCCTTCGCCACCTACTTCCTGTCCTATGCCATCCTCTGTGAGTGGCTCACCCCCGCGGGTCACAGCCAGCCAG ATGTCCTGGGTGTGCTGGTGGCTGGAGGCTGTGCGGGGACTCTGGCCTGGGCTGTGGCCACCCCCATGGACGTGATCAAGTCACGCCTGCAGGCAGATGGGCAGGGCCAGCAGCGCTACCGGGGCCTCTTGCACTGCGTGGTGACCAGCGTGCGGGAGGAGGGGCCCAGGGTGCTCTTCAAGGGGCTGGCACTCAACTGTGGCCGTGCCTTCCCCGTCAACATGGTGGTCTTCGTGGCCTACGAGGCTGTCCTGAGGCTCACCCGGGGCCTGCTCACCTAA